In Streptomyces sp. NBC_00483, a single window of DNA contains:
- a CDS encoding polymorphic toxin-type HINT domain-containing protein produces MVATLVQAVAFASVADAAGTGRPGITNPDKPIAGKALKHGKARTVQKGSRTPQKAPKATWPSPDDAVVSLAEPASKAGRPVQAKGLPLQLNTPSIKQTKKPLDGKITTRVLPQKAAKQAGVDGLLFTLQPESTKDSGTVGTTVDYADFAEAYGGGYGSRLTLVELPACALTTPDKATCRSATPVATDNDTEQQRLTASTVPLKAGTPTVLAALAGDSAKTGDYKATPLAPSATWSTDLNTGDFGWSYDIPAPEVPGEMSPKVALSYSSGTIDGRTGNTNNQSSWVGDGFDLSPGYVERRYKPCADDGQKADDGVNKPGDLCWGYDNAYITFNGKGGELVPTGTADEFRFQKDDGSRIARLKSTARGNGDNDGEYWRVTDPEGNRYYFGYNRLPGWASGKESTDSTWAAPVYGDDADEPCHAATFTESWCQQAWRWNLDYAVDAHGNAIAYYYNKEDNSYGRNLKASDDTRYTRGGYLDRIEYGLKSSSMYGTKALAKVDFASSERCIADSHTDCSSISKDAFYWYDTPWDMNCEEATDCDEGRLAPSFWTRKRLTGITTQVLKDDTYSKVDSWKLTHRWGQADVDYQLLLDSIQHTGHTATPEITLPKTSFAYTQLANRMDKTGDGYAPFIKARLSTITDEYGGQTDVNYSGEACDASSLPTPQTNTARCYPQMLGGSDTEDPEQHWFNKYVVDSVTATDRTGGAPDSVTAYEYLGGAAWHYDDDDGLTKQKHKTWSQWRGYGHVRVKTGGQGGASALTTQEDSYFLRGMDGDRKDTSGGTKSVSVTLGDGEGDPITDHESAAGFAYKTVKYSGPGGNVLEKTIERPWHHQTAKRVRTWGTVTANFTGTASSKTYTSLDDGAGTKWRTTAQSTAYDTAAGRATQVNDEGDTSTTADDQCTRTTYATNTEKNILTLPSREETVAVNCATTPDRSKDGVVVSDERTAYDGGAYDAAPTKGDETASATLKKHDGTKATYLETGTTYDSYGRPLKVTDLAADVTAAEGSTPVRAPRSDGLTNTTTYSPATGFPATATTTTPPAKALDADSAQTTVNTLDPLRGMPTAQKDTNGKTKNFTYDALGRSDKVWLANRTTGQTPSYDFDYFVEEGKPVAVRTQTLDNGGGQVASYTLYDGLLRERQTQDIGPDGGRLLADTFYDERGQVAKTFSPYYTEGAPNRDLFKPADALSVETQTRHTYDGLGRETETKQIAGNGDGGSTLATTKTIYGGDRTTVIPPVGGTATTTLTDARDHATELRQHHTRSASAAYDTTTYAYWPSGRLAKVTDPASNEWKFEYDQLGNQTKISDPDKGVTQSTYDDRNQLVTTEDSRGKVLFHAYDQLGRQTALRETNATGALRASWTYDAVTGAKGQLASSTRYVGDDEYTTKVTQYDPLYRAVRSAVTIPASEGALAGTYQSGTSYKPSGLVAGVSYSAAGSLPGGSYAYTYDEALRPASILGNGYQSDTNYSLTGKPLQYTYASTASGAKKSWLTNTYEWGTQRLATSRVDRQDVAGVDRLNTYKYDEAGNVLSISDVSRAGTDNQCFAYDYLRRLSEAWAEGDTTCAAAPAASATGGAAPYWTSYTYDKVGNRKTETEHDLTGDAAKDTKKTYTYPAAGAAQPHTLTEVTQAGPSGTSKSSYSYDATGNTATRVIGGDTQKLDWDAEGHLAKVTQPVEGKADEVTEYLYDADGNRLIARGPASTTLYLDQGELVLPKGATKAKATRYIDLGSGSQAVQSDDGGISITVADHLGTGQLSIKASDLSLSQRRTLPFGGTRGDSTGTWPGTKGFVGGTDNTADTGLTHLGAREYDPTTGRFISADPVLDTDDPQQINGYAYANNNPITFSDPTGLLCALLDQSKCSGNDKRKCGQVPMAPCKSSGGGGGGGGGSSRNGNSRGSGTGQITVKVKASIPSACFGRDNLLNAIHCSSDGEWFNHENAREVVKVLLLPDTESWRKCLTELDGKSCAWASTDLPWLRLAKVAKVGKIKKVVSAGRKGCKCFLAGTGVLMADGNSKNIEDVELGDKVIATDPKTGKTSEREVTATIITDSDKQFTDLTLSTDDGTEHLTATHEHPFWSVSQHKWIPAGKLKPGMTLRTNTGRTVEVTATHHHEDRVRTYNLTVEGQHTYYVLAGQTPILVHNSNCPLTGGFKAGVSSDEIADINRGFGGETLLSGSPANTLANASRYTSFWDKSAVVIRDIAGSHMFNNGNKRTAQATVEKLMQRNSVTSGPTSADLRSVIDRVGKGQLHDVSDISAALRGY; encoded by the coding sequence ATGGTGGCCACCCTCGTTCAAGCGGTCGCCTTCGCTTCGGTTGCAGACGCCGCAGGTACCGGCCGCCCCGGGATCACCAACCCCGACAAGCCCATAGCGGGCAAGGCTCTCAAGCACGGCAAGGCTCGCACGGTCCAGAAAGGCTCCCGTACACCGCAGAAGGCGCCGAAGGCCACGTGGCCCTCGCCCGACGACGCGGTTGTTAGCCTCGCCGAGCCGGCCTCGAAGGCAGGCCGCCCGGTCCAGGCCAAGGGGTTGCCGCTCCAGCTCAACACCCCCTCCATCAAGCAGACCAAGAAGCCCCTCGACGGCAAGATCACCACGCGTGTTCTGCCGCAGAAGGCTGCGAAGCAGGCCGGCGTCGACGGGCTGCTGTTCACCCTCCAGCCGGAGTCCACCAAGGATTCGGGCACGGTCGGCACCACGGTGGATTACGCGGACTTCGCTGAGGCGTACGGCGGCGGCTACGGCTCCCGCCTGACCCTCGTCGAACTGCCTGCGTGCGCCCTGACCACGCCCGACAAGGCAACATGCCGGAGCGCCACGCCCGTCGCGACGGACAACGACACCGAGCAGCAGAGGCTGACCGCAAGCACGGTCCCGCTGAAGGCTGGAACGCCCACGGTCCTGGCCGCGCTCGCGGGCGACTCGGCGAAGACCGGCGACTACAAGGCGACGCCGCTGGCCCCCTCGGCGACCTGGAGCACAGACCTCAACACCGGTGACTTCGGCTGGTCCTACGACATTCCCGCGCCCGAAGTACCCGGCGAGATGTCCCCCAAGGTCGCGCTGTCGTACTCCTCGGGGACCATCGACGGCCGCACCGGCAACACCAACAACCAGTCCTCCTGGGTCGGTGACGGCTTCGACCTGTCCCCCGGCTATGTCGAGCGGCGCTACAAGCCGTGCGCGGACGACGGGCAGAAGGCCGACGACGGCGTCAACAAGCCCGGCGACCTGTGCTGGGGCTACGACAACGCCTACATCACCTTCAACGGCAAGGGCGGCGAACTCGTCCCCACTGGCACGGCCGACGAGTTCCGATTCCAGAAGGACGACGGATCGCGCATCGCCCGCCTGAAGTCCACCGCCCGCGGCAACGGCGACAACGACGGCGAATACTGGCGGGTGACCGACCCGGAGGGCAACCGCTACTACTTCGGCTACAACCGGCTGCCCGGCTGGGCATCGGGCAAGGAGAGCACCGACTCCACCTGGGCCGCCCCCGTCTACGGCGACGATGCCGACGAGCCCTGCCATGCCGCCACGTTCACCGAATCCTGGTGCCAGCAGGCATGGCGGTGGAACCTCGATTACGCCGTCGACGCCCATGGCAATGCAATCGCCTACTACTACAACAAGGAAGACAACTCCTACGGGCGCAACCTCAAGGCATCCGACGACACCCGCTACACCCGCGGCGGCTACCTCGACCGCATTGAGTACGGCCTGAAGTCGTCCTCCATGTACGGAACGAAGGCCCTGGCCAAGGTCGACTTCGCCAGCTCCGAGCGTTGCATCGCTGACAGCCACACCGACTGCTCGTCGATCTCCAAGGACGCGTTCTACTGGTACGACACCCCGTGGGACATGAACTGCGAGGAGGCCACCGACTGCGACGAAGGCCGGCTCGCACCGTCGTTTTGGACCCGCAAGCGGCTGACAGGCATCACCACCCAGGTCCTCAAGGACGACACGTACAGCAAGGTCGACTCGTGGAAACTGACCCACCGCTGGGGCCAGGCCGACGTCGACTACCAACTGCTGCTGGACTCCATCCAGCACACCGGCCACACCGCCACCCCTGAGATCACGCTGCCGAAGACCAGCTTCGCGTACACACAGCTGGCCAACCGGATGGACAAGACGGGTGACGGCTACGCGCCGTTCATCAAGGCGCGCCTGTCCACGATCACGGACGAGTACGGCGGCCAGACCGACGTCAACTACTCCGGCGAGGCCTGCGACGCGTCCTCGCTGCCGACCCCGCAGACGAACACGGCGCGCTGCTACCCACAGATGCTGGGCGGCTCGGACACAGAGGACCCCGAGCAGCACTGGTTCAACAAGTACGTGGTCGACTCGGTGACCGCGACCGACCGCACCGGTGGCGCACCGGATTCGGTCACCGCGTACGAATATCTGGGCGGCGCCGCCTGGCACTACGACGACGATGACGGCCTGACCAAGCAGAAGCACAAGACCTGGTCGCAGTGGCGTGGTTATGGTCACGTCCGCGTCAAGACCGGCGGCCAGGGCGGCGCCTCGGCCCTGACAACCCAAGAGGACTCCTACTTTTTGCGCGGAATGGACGGTGACCGCAAGGACACCTCTGGTGGCACCAAGTCCGTCTCCGTCACCCTCGGCGATGGCGAAGGCGACCCGATCACCGACCACGAGTCGGCGGCCGGCTTCGCCTACAAAACGGTCAAGTACTCCGGGCCCGGCGGAAACGTCCTGGAGAAGACCATCGAGCGGCCCTGGCACCACCAGACCGCCAAGCGTGTGCGCACCTGGGGAACGGTGACCGCAAACTTCACTGGAACCGCCAGCTCCAAGACCTACACCTCGCTGGACGACGGAGCGGGCACCAAGTGGCGCACCACCGCCCAATCGACGGCCTACGACACCGCTGCCGGCCGGGCGACTCAGGTCAACGACGAGGGAGATACGTCCACCACGGCGGACGACCAGTGCACCCGCACCACCTACGCCACGAACACCGAAAAAAATATCCTCACCCTGCCCTCACGAGAGGAGACGGTCGCCGTCAACTGTGCGACCACTCCGGACCGTTCCAAGGACGGCGTGGTCGTCTCTGACGAGCGCACCGCCTACGACGGTGGCGCCTACGACGCAGCGCCGACCAAGGGAGACGAGACGGCGTCGGCGACGCTGAAGAAGCACGACGGCACCAAGGCCACCTACCTGGAAACCGGCACCACCTACGACAGCTACGGCCGTCCGTTGAAGGTGACCGACCTGGCCGCCGATGTCACCGCGGCCGAAGGCAGCACGCCGGTCCGCGCTCCGCGCAGCGACGGGCTGACCAACACCACCACCTACAGCCCGGCCACAGGGTTCCCGGCCACCGCCACTACCACTACGCCGCCGGCCAAGGCACTGGACGCCGACTCGGCGCAGACCACGGTCAACACGCTCGATCCCTTGCGTGGCATGCCCACGGCCCAGAAGGACACGAACGGCAAGACCAAGAACTTCACCTACGATGCGCTGGGCCGCTCCGACAAGGTCTGGCTCGCCAACCGCACCACTGGTCAGACGCCGTCCTACGACTTCGACTACTTCGTCGAAGAGGGCAAGCCGGTCGCCGTGCGCACCCAGACCCTCGACAACGGGGGCGGGCAGGTCGCCTCGTACACGCTGTACGACGGTCTCCTGCGCGAGCGCCAGACCCAGGACATCGGTCCGGACGGCGGCCGCCTGTTGGCCGATACCTTCTACGACGAACGCGGCCAGGTCGCCAAGACGTTCTCCCCTTACTACACCGAAGGCGCCCCGAACCGGGACCTGTTCAAGCCGGCCGACGCCCTCAGCGTCGAGACGCAGACCCGCCATACCTACGACGGTCTGGGACGGGAGACGGAAACCAAGCAGATCGCTGGCAACGGGGACGGTGGCAGCACCCTCGCCACCACCAAGACCATCTATGGCGGTGACCGCACCACGGTCATCCCGCCCGTGGGGGGCACGGCGACCACCACACTGACCGACGCCCGCGATCACGCCACCGAGCTGCGCCAGCATCACACGCGCAGCGCAAGCGCCGCCTACGACACCACCACCTACGCGTACTGGCCCTCGGGAAGGCTCGCCAAGGTCACCGACCCGGCCAGCAACGAGTGGAAGTTCGAGTACGACCAACTTGGCAACCAGACCAAGATTTCCGATCCGGACAAGGGTGTCACGCAGAGCACCTACGACGACCGCAACCAGCTCGTCACCACCGAGGACTCGCGCGGCAAGGTCCTCTTCCACGCCTACGACCAGCTTGGCCGCCAGACCGCACTGCGCGAGACGAACGCCACCGGCGCCCTGCGCGCTTCGTGGACCTACGACGCCGTCACTGGCGCCAAGGGCCAACTGGCCTCCTCCACCCGGTACGTGGGCGACGATGAGTACACCACCAAGGTCACCCAGTACGATCCGCTGTACCGCGCAGTGCGCTCCGCGGTGACGATCCCCGCCTCCGAAGGCGCCCTGGCCGGCACCTACCAGTCGGGTACCAGCTACAAGCCCTCCGGCCTTGTCGCGGGCGTCTCCTATTCAGCTGCGGGTTCGCTTCCGGGCGGCTCGTACGCCTACACCTACGACGAGGCCCTGCGGCCCGCGTCGATCCTGGGTAACGGCTACCAGTCCGACACGAACTACTCGCTCACCGGCAAGCCACTGCAGTACACCTACGCCTCGACCGCGAGCGGCGCGAAGAAGAGCTGGCTCACCAACACCTACGAATGGGGAACCCAGCGCCTGGCCACCTCCCGCGTGGACCGCCAGGACGTCGCCGGAGTCGACCGGCTCAACACCTACAAGTACGACGAGGCCGGCAACGTCCTGTCCATCTCCGACGTCTCGCGTGCCGGCACGGACAACCAGTGCTTCGCCTACGACTATCTGCGCCGCCTGAGCGAGGCCTGGGCCGAAGGCGACACCACCTGCGCCGCCGCACCAGCGGCGAGTGCAACCGGTGGCGCGGCCCCGTACTGGACCTCGTACACCTACGACAAGGTCGGGAACCGCAAGACCGAGACCGAGCACGACCTGACCGGCGACGCAGCCAAGGACACCAAGAAGACCTACACCTACCCGGCGGCGGGCGCGGCCCAGCCGCACACACTCACCGAGGTCACGCAAGCCGGACCGTCCGGGACGTCGAAGTCCAGCTACAGCTACGACGCCACTGGTAACACCGCTACTCGCGTCATCGGCGGCGACACCCAGAAACTGGACTGGGACGCCGAGGGACACCTGGCAAAGGTGACCCAGCCCGTCGAGGGCAAGGCCGACGAAGTCACCGAGTACCTCTACGACGCCGACGGCAACCGTCTGATCGCCCGCGGCCCGGCCTCCACCACCCTCTACCTCGACCAGGGCGAACTCGTCCTGCCCAAGGGAGCAACCAAAGCCAAGGCCACCCGCTACATCGACCTGGGCAGCGGCAGCCAGGCAGTCCAGTCCGACGACGGCGGCATCTCCATCACCGTCGCCGACCACCTGGGCACCGGCCAACTGTCTATCAAAGCAAGCGATTTGAGCTTGTCCCAGCGTCGCACACTGCCCTTCGGCGGCACCCGCGGCGACAGCACCGGCACCTGGCCCGGCACCAAGGGGTTCGTCGGCGGCACCGACAACACGGCCGACACCGGCCTCACTCACCTCGGCGCCCGCGAATACGACCCCACCACCGGACGGTTCATCTCCGCCGACCCGGTGCTGGACACCGACGATCCGCAGCAGATCAACGGCTACGCCTACGCCAACAACAACCCCATCACCTTCTCCGACCCCACCGGACTGCTCTGTGCCCTGCTGGACCAGTCCAAATGCTCCGGGAATGACAAGCGCAAGTGCGGCCAGGTGCCCATGGCGCCCTGCAAGTCGAGCGGCGGAGGCGGCGGAGGCGGAGGCGGGAGCAGCAGAAACGGCAACAGCCGCGGCAGCGGAACCGGCCAGATCACTGTCAAGGTCAAGGCCAGCATTCCCTCCGCATGCTTCGGCCGCGACAACCTGCTCAACGCCATTCACTGCAGTAGCGACGGAGAATGGTTCAACCACGAGAACGCGCGTGAAGTCGTCAAGGTCCTTCTCCTGCCCGACACGGAGTCGTGGCGCAAGTGCCTGACCGAACTGGACGGCAAGAGCTGCGCGTGGGCATCCACCGACCTGCCCTGGCTGCGGCTCGCGAAGGTAGCCAAGGTCGGCAAGATCAAGAAGGTAGTGAGCGCGGGCCGTAAGGGCTGCAAGTGCTTCCTGGCCGGCACCGGCGTCCTCATGGCCGACGGCAACAGCAAGAACATCGAGGACGTCGAACTCGGCGACAAGGTCATCGCCACCGACCCGAAGACCGGCAAGACCAGTGAACGAGAAGTCACTGCGACCATCATCACCGACAGCGACAAGCAATTCACCGACCTGACGCTCTCGACCGATGACGGCACCGAGCACCTGACGGCCACACATGAGCACCCCTTCTGGTCGGTGTCCCAGCACAAATGGATACCTGCCGGCAAGCTCAAGCCCGGCATGACCCTGCGCACCAACACCGGCCGCACCGTCGAGGTCACCGCAACCCACCACCACGAGGACCGCGTACGCACCTACAACCTCACCGTCGAGGGACAGCACACGTACTATGTGCTGGCGGGGCAGACTCCGATCCTGGTTCATAATTCCAACTGCCCGCTCACTGGCGGGTTCAAGGCGGGTGTCAGTTCGGACGAGATCGCCGACATTAATCGCGGTTTCGGTGGGGAGACGTTGTTGAGCGGTTCGCCAGCAAACACCTTGGCTAACGCCAGTCGCTATACCAGCTTCTGGGATAAGTCGGCAGTGGTGATCAGGGATATTGCGGGAAGCCACATGTTCAACAACGGAAATAAGCGAACCGCTCAGGCTACCGTTGAAAAGTTGATGCAACGGAACAGCGTCACGAGCGGCCCCACTTCCGCGGACCTCCGAAGCGTCATCGACAGGGTGGGCAAAGGTCAACTTCATGACGTCAGCGATATTTCGGCAGCCTTGAGGGGCTACTGA